A segment of the Streptomyces sp. NBC_01235 genome:
ATGGACGAGCCGTTCGGGGCCGTCGACCCGATCACCCGCGACCACCTCCAGGACGAGCTGATCCGGCTCCAGAACGAGCTGCACAAGACGATCGTGTTCGTCACCCACGACTTCGACGAGGCGATCAAGCTGGGCGACCGGATCGCGGTGCTGCGCGAGCACTCCCACATCGCCCAGTTCGACACCCCCGAGGCGATCCTCACCAACCCGGCGGACGACTTCGTGTCCGGGTTCGTGGGGGCGGGGGCGGCCCTGAAGAGGCTCAACCTCAGCCGCGTCCGGGATGTGGAGATCACCGACTACCCGACGGCGACCGTCGACGACCCGCTCCAGGCCGTCTTCGACAAGCTCCGCTCCTGGGGGTCCTTCCCAGGCCATTCGGGCACTGGGGGAGGCACGAACGAGATCCTGCTGCTGGACGAGCGGGGCCGGCCCTACAAGTGGCTGCGCCGCGGGGACCTGATGCGGGCCAGGGGCTCGCCGGCGCGGGCGGGAACCCTGGTCCACGACACGGTCCCCCAGGACGCCACCCTGCGCGACGCGCTGGCGGCGGTGCTGACCGACAACACCGGACGGGTCGCGGTCACCGGGCGGCACGGCGAGTACACCGGGGTCGTCGAGATGGAGACGCTGATGAACTCCGTCCACGAGTTGCTGAAGGCCGACCGGCTGGAGGCGCTGGAGGCGCTGGAGGCGCAGGCCGAACCGGAGGAGGCCCGGGCCGCGCAGACGCACGCGGAACAGGAGGGTCCGGACGGGGAGGCGAAGGCGTGAGCGTTCCCGAGTTGGAAGGAATCCACGAACGGGACGGCATCCCCGAACGGGACACGGCTGCCGAACCGAAGCCGGAGGAGGCACCGGAAGAGGCACTGGAGGAGGCACTGGAGGAGACCGCGGTCCCGCCGCCCCCTCCGCCGCCCCGCCGCCGTCTCACCTGGCAGAAGCTGACGTTCCTGCCCGCCTTCCTCGTCGCCCTGCTGCTCGCGACCTGGCTGTGGTTCCAGCAGGCGGACCTGGACCCGATCTCCGAGAACGCGCTGTCCAACGGGCAGGTGTCGAAGGCGCTGTGGCAGCAGGTGGAGCTGACGGCGATCTCCACGTTCTTCGTCCTGATCATCGCGATCCCGCTGGGCGTCCTGCTGACCCGCAAGGCGTTCCGCAAGGCCACGCCGTTCGCCATGGCCGTCGCCAACACGGGTCAGGCGACGCCGGCGATCGGTCTGCTCGCACTGCTGGTGATCTGGCTGGGCACGGGCACGAGGGCCGCGCTGATCGGCATCATCGCGTACGCCGTCCTGCCCGTGCTCTCCAACACCGTCGCCGGGCTCAAGGCCAACGACCCGACGCTGCTGGAGGCGGCCCGCGGGATCGGCATGTCCCCGGTGGGCGTGCTCAGGCGGGTGGAGCTGCCGCTGGCGGTGCCGCTGATCCTGGCCGGCGTGCGGACGGCCCTCGTCCTGAACGTCGGCACGGCGACCCTGGCGGCCTTCGGCGGGGGCGGCGGCCTGGGCGTGCTGATCACCACCGGCATCACCAACCAGCGCATGCCGGTGCTGGTGCTGGGCTCGATCCTCACGGTCGCCCTGGCCCTGCTGGTCGACTGGCTCGCCTCACTCGCCGAACTGCTGCTGCGGCCACGGGGGCTGGAGGTGGGGACGTGAGGCGCGTGCGGCTGGCGGCCGCGGGCGCACCGGCGCTGCTCTCCGGGTCACTGGCGCTGGTGGCGCTCTCCGGCTGCGGGCTGAGCAGCGGCTCCCCGATGGTCGACGACGTCTCGCCCGGGACGATCGGGAAGGGCGAACCGCTCAAGGGCGCCCACCTCACCGTGACGTCCAAGTCGTTCACCGAGAACCTGATCCTCGGCGCGATGATGGGCATCGCCTTCGAGGCGGCCGGCGCGGACGTGCTCGACCGCACCGGCATCCAGGGGTCCATCGGCTCCCGCGAGGCGGTCCGCAAGGGCGACGCGGACGGCATGTACGAGTACACGGGCACCGCCTGGATCACCTACCAGGGCAACAGCGAGCCCATCGCCGACCCGCGGGCACAATGGCGGGCCGTGCACGACGCGGACCTCAAGAACGGGCTGACGTGGCTGCCCCAGTCGCAGCTGAACAACACCTACGCGCCGGCGATGAACCAGGACGCCTACAAGAAGTACGGCACGAGGACGCTGTCGGACGTGGCGGCCCTGGCCAGGTCGGCCCCCGGCGCGGTGACGCTGTGCGTGGAGAGCGAGTTCGCCAACCGGGCGGACGGACTGCCGGGGATGCAGAAGGCGTACGGGATGAACGTGCCGGCGTCCCGGATCACGCAGATGGACACCGGGATCATCTACACCCAGGTGCGGAAGGGGAGTTGCACGTACGGAGAGGTGTTCACCACCGACGGGCGCATCAGGTCCATGAACCTCGTGGTGATGGCCGACGACAAGAGGTTCTTCCCCAACTACAACGCGGCGCCCGAGATCAACTCCAGGACGCTGAAGAAGTGGCCGGCCATCGCGGAGGTCCTGAACCCCGTCACGAAGAAGCTGAACAACACGCTGGCGCAGGAACTGAACGCCAAGGTGGACGTCGACGGGGAGGATCCGCACCAGGTCGCGCTGGACTGGATGAAGGCCCAGGGGTTCGTGAGGTAGCCGGGGCACGGTTCAGTAACTGAGGCTATGGGGCGCGCGGTTCAGCAGCTGAGGCTTGGGGGAGTGACTCAGCGGCTGAGATTCGGGGGGTGGCTCAGCGGCTGAGGTTCGGGGGGCGGGGTCCAGCAGCTGAAATTCGGAGGGCGAGGTTCAGCAACTGAAGTTCGGAGGGCGAGGCTCAGCAACTGAAGTTCGGAGGGCGAGGCTCAGCAACTGAAGTTCGGAGGGCGAGGTTCAGCAGCTCGGTACCGAGCCCTTCCCCTTCTCCAGTGCGACCAGCGCGCCCACCGCGCCCTTGAGCGTGGTGACCGGAATCAGCCGCAGCCCCTTGGGCAGCTCGGCCTTCGCGTCGCCGCACTCGTCCTTCGGCACGAGGAAGACGGTCGCCCCGTCCCGCCGGGCGGCCTGCGTCTTCAGGGCGACGCCGCCGACCGCGCCGACCTTGCCGTCGGCGTCGATGGTCCCCGTACCGGCGATCGTGCGGCCACCCGTGAGGTCGCCGCCGCCGCCGTCGCCGTCGAGCTTGTCGACGATGCCGAGCGAGAACAGCAGCCCCGCGCTGGGTCCGCCCACGTCGGACAGCTTCAGCGTGACCTTGATGCCGTCGCCGCCACGGTCGAGGTACTTCAGCGCGGCCTCGGTCGCGGCGTCCTGGGACTGCTGCATCTGCTCGGTGTTGTGCTGCTCGATCTCCTTGGTGCTCTCCCCGCTGGGGTACACGGAGTCGTGCGGCATGATCGCCTGGTCGGCACGGAACCAGCCGTCGATCACATCGGCGAGCCTGACGGTCGTGTCGGGGTTGGTCGCCTCGATCGTCGTCATCCGCAGTTGCCCGCTCGTGTCCCGGGTGGGCGCGCCGGAGATGGTGATGACCGGGTCGCCCTTGTTCTCGCCGAGGACGTTCGCCGTCATGCCCGGCTGCGCCACCGAGAACGGCAGCGGCGCGAAGGCGGCCGTGGCGAGCAGCGCCACGAGGGGCAGAGCGCAGACGGCGAGGGCCTGGGGGCGTGAGAGACGAGAGAGCACGGGGTCAATGTAACGGGCGGGGGTATGCACACGACCGCGCAGGTACAGACAGCCCGCGGGCAGACGTGCCGGTGGCCGGCACGGCCCACGGACAGTCGTGCCCGCAGCCACCGCACGCGGCGGGCCGTCCTCCCCACGGCCGCCACAGCCGCGGGCAGACGTACCGCTGGGCCCGCATGGGCGGCCGCAGAGGGTCCCCTCGGGGCGTCACCTCAGGGGGGTCACCTCAGGGGGGTCACCTCAGGGGGATCGCCTCGGGGGCTCACCTCAGGAGGGTCACCCAGGGGGTTCACCTCGGAGGGATCGCCTCGGGGACTCACCTCGGGGGATCGCCTCGGGGCTCACCTCGGGGCTCACCTCGGGGGATCGCCTCGGGGCTCACCTCGGGGCTCACCTCGGGGGATCGCCTCGGGGCTCACCTCGGGGCTCACCTCGGGGATCACCTCGGGGATCACCTCGGGGGATCGCCTCGGGTCGGGGGGATCGCCTCGGGGATCCCCCTCTTAGGGGTCCCCCTCTTAGGGTCCCCCCTCTGCGGGCCGTCTCTGAAGGAGGCGCCCGGCCCGCGTCGGCGAGCGTCCTTACCCGCGCCCGGCGCCGGCCCGGGGCGCCCGTCCGGCGGACGTCAGCGCAGGGCCTCCGCCACCTCGCGCGCCGCGTCCATCACCCGCGGTCCGACCCGCTCCGGCACCGCGTCCGCGAGCATCACCACCCCCACGCTCCCCTCGACCCCGGTCACCCCGAGCAACGGCGCCGCAGCCCCGCTCGCCCCCGCCTCCAGCTCCCCGTGCGTCAAGGTGTAGCCCGGCTCGTCCGGGAGCTTCTGCCGCGCGGCGAGGATCGCCCGGCCCGCGGCGCCCCGGTCCAGCGGATGCCGGAACCCGGCCCGGTACGCCACGTGGTAGTCCGTCCAGGTCGGCTCGACGACGGCGACGGCGAGCGCCTCCGTCCCGTCCACCAGCGTCAGATGCGCGGTCGCCCCTATGTCCTCGGCCAGCGACCGCAGCGCGGGCAGCGCCGCCTCCCGCACCAACGGGTGCACCTGGCGGCCGAGCCTCAGCACTCCGAGGCCGACCCGGGCTCGGCCGCCCAGGTCCCGCCGTACGAGTGCGTGCTGCTCCAGGGTGGCGAGCAACCGGTACACAACGGTCCGGTTCACGCCCAGTTTGTTGGAAAGCTCGGTGACGGTCAGCCCGTGGTCGGTATCGGCCAGCAGCTTGAGAACCTTCAGTCCTCGATCGAGCGTCTGGGAGGTCTCCGCGGTCACGACGCCCACTCCTTAAGTGGTGAGGTCGGCGGGCCCCCGTCGCGGCGGATGCGTCACCGAGTCCCGTCAGTGACGCGCTTCAGAGGCCGCCGATCGACAGATGGGCCCGGCGTGTCCGGGCCCAGTCGCTTCACGGCTGCGCTCCGCGGCGGCGCTGCCACGGGGCGTGTGCGTAGCGGGACAGTAGCGAAGCAGGTTCGCTGAGCGGAAGGCTCCGTCCAGAATCCGGTCATTGGCCGGTATGGACTACCTACATTTATCCCGATACGTACGGAGCGTGACGGCGTCGCGTGCGCCCCTGAGTCCCAGGAGATCACCGGGATCTCACTTCATCCGCGTCGCCCACTCCTGCACCTTGGCGATGCGCTGGCGCAACTGTCCCGCCGTCGCCTCCGCGCTCGGCGGTCCGCCGCACACGCGCCGCAGCTCGGTGTGGATCACGCCGTGCGGCTTGCCGCTCTGGTGGACGTACGCGCCGACCATCGTGTTGAGCTGCTTGCGCAGCTCCATCATCTCCTTGTGCGAGACGACCGGCCGCCGCTCGGCGGGCAGTTCGAGGAGGTCGGCCTCGGTGTCCGGCTTCTTCTTGCTGTGCGCGATCTGCTTGGCCTGCCGCTTCTGGAGCAGCATCTGCACCTGATCGGGCTCCAGCAGCCCCGGGATGCCGAGGTAGTCCTGCTCCTCGTCGCTTCCCGGGTGGGCCTGCATGCCGAACTCGGCGCCGTTGTACATCACCCGGTCGAAGGTGGCCTCTGACTCCAGCGCCTCGAAGGCGAACTGCTCCTGCTCGCCGGTGTCCTCGTCCTGCTCCTTGTTCGCCTCGTCCATCTCCTTCTCGGACTCGGCGTACGGATCCTCCTCTCCCTCCTTCTTGGGCTTGTCGAGGGCGTGGTCGCGCTCGACCTCCATCTCGCCTGCGAAGGTGAGGAGGTCGGGGACGGTCGGCAGGAAGACGGACGCGGTCTCGCCGCGCCGCCGGGACCGCACGAAGCGGCCGACGGCCTGAGCGAAGAAGAGGGGTGTGGAGATGGTGGTGGCGTACACCCCGACGGCGAGCCGCGGCACGTCGACGCCTTCCGACACCATCCGTACCGCGACCATCCACCGGTCGTTGCTCGCGCTGAACTCGTCGATGCGGTTGGACGCGCCGGTGTCGTCGGAGAGGACGAGGGTCGCCTTCGTCCCCGTGATCTCCCGGATCAGCTTGGCGTAGGCGCGGGCGGAGTCCTGGTCGGAGGCGATGACGAGCGCGCCGGCGTCCGGAATGGCCTTCCTGACCTCGGTGAGCCGCTGATCGGCGGCGCGCAGCACGCTCGGCATCCACTCGCCGCGCGGGTCGAGCGCGGTACGCCAGGCCTGACTGATCGCGTCCTTGGTCATCGGCTCGCCGAGCCGGGCCGCGATCTCGTCGCCGGCCTTCGTCCGCCAGCGCATGTTGCCGCTGTAGGAGAGGAAGATGACGGGCCGCACGACGTGGTCGGCGAGCGCCGACCCGTACCCGTAGGTGTAGTCGGCGGCGGACCGCCGGATCCCGTCGTTCCCCTCCTCGTACGTCACGAAGGGGATGGGGTTGGTGTCCGACCGGAACGGCGTACCGGTGAGCGCGAGGCGGCGGGTGGCCGGCTCGAACGCCTCCAGGCACGCCTCACCCCACGACTTGGAGTCACCGGCGTGGTGGATCTCGTCGAGGATGACGAGGGTCTTGCGCTGCTCGGACCGGTTCCGGTGGAGCATCGGCCGTACGCCGACGCCCGCGTACGTCACGGCGACGCCGTGGTAGTCCTTGCTGAGAGGTCCGGCGCTGTACTCGGGGTCCAGCCGGATCCCTATCCTCGCCGCCGCTTCCGCCCACTGCTTCTTCAGGTGCTCGGTCGGCGCGACCACCGTCACCTGCTGCACGACGTGATGGTGCAGCAGCCAGGAGGCGAGGGTCAGCGCGAAGGTCGTCTTGCCGGCGCCGGGGGTGGCGACGGCGAGGAAGTCGCGCGGCTGCTCCTGGATGTACTTCTCCATCGCCCCCTGCTGCCAGGCACGCAGCTTGCTGGCGGTGCCCCAGGGCGCACGGCCGGGAAAGGCGGGCGACAGGTGATGGGAGTGGGAGGAGGACGCGGAGGTGGCGGCGGTGGTAGTCACGGTCTCCGGGTTCGGGGTCGGGCGGCTCAACTGTGCAGGAACGACTCGGCTGGGTATGACAACCGGGCCACCCTACCGGCGGCCCGCCGGTGTCCATGTGCGAACAAGGCCGGGTCGCCGGTGGGTGGGACTCACGTCACAGCGCCCGCAGCCGCCGCGCGATGACCGCGACCTCGGACTCCGTACCGGACGCCACGTCGATGACCAGCTCGTACGCCGCGTCCTGGTCGCAGGCGGCGAGATCCACGCCGTGCAGCGCGAGAAAGGTCACGGGCGCCGGCCACGCGGCGCGCTTGTTGCCGTCGACGAGGGGATGGTTCGTGGCGATCGCGTGCAGGAGGGCGGCGGCCTGCTCGTGGACGTCGTCGTACGCGGCCGTGCCGAACATCCGCGCGCGGGGCCGGTGCACGGCGGAGGCGAGCGGACCGGGCGCCCGTGCCTCGGGGGCCCGCCCGCCGAACGCGATCCGCGCGATCTCGGTGACCTCGGCGACGGTGAGGTGCCCGGTCATTCGCCCAGCCTCCGCAGCAGGTCGGCGTGGGCTCCCGCGAGCCGCTCGGCCACGGCCCGCACCCGCAGCGAGCAACAGCACGTCGGACAGACCGTCGGCGATCTGCAGCCCGGCGGAGTTGGCCCCCGCCTCCTCGGGAGCGGAGAGCTGCAGCAGCAGCACGCTGGTGGAGGAGATCACCAGCCCCATCCCGAAACACCCGAATCCCCAGGCGACGGCCAAGGCCCAGGCGGGCACGGAGTGGACCAGCACACTGGGCGCGGCGGCGATGGCGCCGGCCGCCAGCACCATCAGCCGCTCCCGGTACGGCTCCGCCCGCGGCTTTCACACCCCCGTTTCATGAACGGCGTATGGCAGTCCCATTGCAGCCCCGCCGATTCCCTTGAGCCCCTTCCCACCCCGGCCATACGGTCGACGTACCAAGTTCGGAACGGGACGAAAACCCCAACCCGACCTGGCCGTGTGCCCGAGTGGCTTAGGGACTCGCCTGCAAAGCGAGGTACGTGGGTTCAATTCCCGCCACGGCCTCCAAAACCCGTGTCACGGCCGACCACTGGCGGGTGGTCGGCCGGGGCGGCAGCACCGAAATCCGATGTCCCTGCAGGACGGCGGTCAGCGAGGGCTGCGACTCACAGAGTTGGCACAGCGGCCGTGGACCCAACCTGAGCCGCCGGTCGTACTCACCTGCTCGTATGGAACAGATTCCTCCCCGTCCTCGACCGCCCGGTCGCAGGCAACGCACATCCGGACGCCGGTCAATGTGTCGCAGTGATCGCGGAGTTCAAGTACGGATCGCCCGAGTCGCGACGCCAGACGTGACCGGGAAGCTGTCGATGGCAGCCTTGACGGCGGCCAGTCGAGGGTGGCCAGGGCCGATGAACAGGTCGACGTGCGTTTCGGGACGCCCCGTCAGGTCTGCCAGGTCGCGTACCCGCAGGACTTCTGCGATACGCAGCACCATGTCGAGCCCGGGCGCCTTCTGCTGCCCGTTCTCGATCTTGCGATAGGTGTGCGACGAGAGGCCGAGAAGGTCGGCGGCCTGGGTCTGGGTCATTCCGCGGCGCTCGCGGAGGATCTGCACCCGCTGGCCGAACTTCATCGGGTCGGCGTACGGGTCCGGAGTAGCGTCTTGAGACATCACAGCCTTGGCCCCTCCTCGCAGCTTCGTCGAAACCAGGGTAGTCAGACCGAGCGAGGAAGGAGTGCCGGTACGACGATGGTCGGTGCGCATCTCGCGCAGCCGCCGGGTAACTCCGCCGTACTGACAGGAAGTCGACCATGCGTGTATCCATCGACACCCGCCCCGGCGGAACCGGCCCCAACGAGGACTGGGTGGCCGGTACGCCGACGCTGGCTGTCGTACTGGACGGGCTGAGCACGGCGGGGCTGGACACGGGGTGCCGGCACGGCGTCCCTTGGTACGTCAGCCATTTGGGTGGGGCACTCGTCGCCGCTCTGGCAGAGCCCGCCCGTCCGCTCACGGAAGCGTTGGGCATGGCCCTCGAACAGGTCGCGGCGCTGCATCCCGGATGCGATCTCGGCCATCCAGGGACACCGTCCGCCACCGTCGCGGTCCTGCGCGAACGGGACGACGCACTTGACCATCTCGTTCTCGCGGACTCACCGATTGTCTTCGAGGACAGCACCGGCCACTCGACGATCACGGACCTGCGGGTTGATGACGTACTCCCCGAACTCCGGCTCGCAGTCGAGCAGTTCGAGACGCACACGCCGGAACACAGGGAAGCGCTGCGGCATCTCG
Coding sequences within it:
- a CDS encoding betaine/proline/choline family ABC transporter ATP-binding protein (Members of the family are the ATP-binding subunit of ABC transporters for substrates such as betaine, L-proline or other amino acids, choline, carnitine, etc. The substrate specificity is best determined from the substrate-binding subunit, rather than this subunit, as it interacts with the permease subunit and not with substrate directly.); translation: MSDAHGGSHASSHGASIELESLTKRYPGSPSPAVDNVTMEIKAGETVVFVGPSGCGKSTTLKMINRLIEPSGGRIRIDGEDVTDIDAVKLRRKVGYAIQSSGLFPHMTVAQNIALVPRMTGWPKARIRDRVEEMLDLVGLDPGEFHGRYPRQLSGGQQQRVGVARALAADPPVLLMDEPFGAVDPITRDHLQDELIRLQNELHKTIVFVTHDFDEAIKLGDRIAVLREHSHIAQFDTPEAILTNPADDFVSGFVGAGAALKRLNLSRVRDVEITDYPTATVDDPLQAVFDKLRSWGSFPGHSGTGGGTNEILLLDERGRPYKWLRRGDLMRARGSPARAGTLVHDTVPQDATLRDALAAVLTDNTGRVAVTGRHGEYTGVVEMETLMNSVHELLKADRLEALEALEAQAEPEEARAAQTHAEQEGPDGEAKA
- a CDS encoding ABC transporter permease, encoding MSVPELEGIHERDGIPERDTAAEPKPEEAPEEALEEALEETAVPPPPPPPRRRLTWQKLTFLPAFLVALLLATWLWFQQADLDPISENALSNGQVSKALWQQVELTAISTFFVLIIAIPLGVLLTRKAFRKATPFAMAVANTGQATPAIGLLALLVIWLGTGTRAALIGIIAYAVLPVLSNTVAGLKANDPTLLEAARGIGMSPVGVLRRVELPLAVPLILAGVRTALVLNVGTATLAAFGGGGGLGVLITTGITNQRMPVLVLGSILTVALALLVDWLASLAELLLRPRGLEVGT
- a CDS encoding glycine betaine ABC transporter substrate-binding protein gives rise to the protein MRRVRLAAAGAPALLSGSLALVALSGCGLSSGSPMVDDVSPGTIGKGEPLKGAHLTVTSKSFTENLILGAMMGIAFEAAGADVLDRTGIQGSIGSREAVRKGDADGMYEYTGTAWITYQGNSEPIADPRAQWRAVHDADLKNGLTWLPQSQLNNTYAPAMNQDAYKKYGTRTLSDVAALARSAPGAVTLCVESEFANRADGLPGMQKAYGMNVPASRITQMDTGIIYTQVRKGSCTYGEVFTTDGRIRSMNLVVMADDKRFFPNYNAAPEINSRTLKKWPAIAEVLNPVTKKLNNTLAQELNAKVDVDGEDPHQVALDWMKAQGFVR
- a CDS encoding S16 family serine protease; the protein is MLSRLSRPQALAVCALPLVALLATAAFAPLPFSVAQPGMTANVLGENKGDPVITISGAPTRDTSGQLRMTTIEATNPDTTVRLADVIDGWFRADQAIMPHDSVYPSGESTKEIEQHNTEQMQQSQDAATEAALKYLDRGGDGIKVTLKLSDVGGPSAGLLFSLGIVDKLDGDGGGGDLTGGRTIAGTGTIDADGKVGAVGGVALKTQAARRDGATVFLVPKDECGDAKAELPKGLRLIPVTTLKGAVGALVALEKGKGSVPSC
- a CDS encoding IclR family transcriptional regulator; this translates as MTAETSQTLDRGLKVLKLLADTDHGLTVTELSNKLGVNRTVVYRLLATLEQHALVRRDLGGRARVGLGVLRLGRQVHPLVREAALPALRSLAEDIGATAHLTLVDGTEALAVAVVEPTWTDYHVAYRAGFRHPLDRGAAGRAILAARQKLPDEPGYTLTHGELEAGASGAAAPLLGVTGVEGSVGVVMLADAVPERVGPRVMDAAREVAEALR
- a CDS encoding DEAD/DEAH box helicase, with the protein product MTTTAATSASSSHSHHLSPAFPGRAPWGTASKLRAWQQGAMEKYIQEQPRDFLAVATPGAGKTTFALTLASWLLHHHVVQQVTVVAPTEHLKKQWAEAAARIGIRLDPEYSAGPLSKDYHGVAVTYAGVGVRPMLHRNRSEQRKTLVILDEIHHAGDSKSWGEACLEAFEPATRRLALTGTPFRSDTNPIPFVTYEEGNDGIRRSAADYTYGYGSALADHVVRPVIFLSYSGNMRWRTKAGDEIAARLGEPMTKDAISQAWRTALDPRGEWMPSVLRAADQRLTEVRKAIPDAGALVIASDQDSARAYAKLIREITGTKATLVLSDDTGASNRIDEFSASNDRWMVAVRMVSEGVDVPRLAVGVYATTISTPLFFAQAVGRFVRSRRRGETASVFLPTVPDLLTFAGEMEVERDHALDKPKKEGEEDPYAESEKEMDEANKEQDEDTGEQEQFAFEALESEATFDRVMYNGAEFGMQAHPGSDEEQDYLGIPGLLEPDQVQMLLQKRQAKQIAHSKKKPDTEADLLELPAERRPVVSHKEMMELRKQLNTMVGAYVHQSGKPHGVIHTELRRVCGGPPSAEATAGQLRQRIAKVQEWATRMK
- a CDS encoding type II toxin-antitoxin system death-on-curing family toxin; this translates as MTGHLTVAEVTEIARIAFGGRAPEARAPGPLASAVHRPRARMFGTAAYDDVHEQAAALLHAIATNHPLVDGNKRAAWPAPVTFLALHGVDLAACDQDAAYELVIDVASGTESEVAVIARRLRAL
- a CDS encoding helix-turn-helix domain-containing protein; translation: MKFGQRVQILRERRGMTQTQAADLLGLSSHTYRKIENGQQKAPGLDMVLRIAEVLRVRDLADLTGRPETHVDLFIGPGHPRLAAVKAAIDSFPVTSGVATRAIRT